The Triticum aestivum cultivar Chinese Spring chromosome 7B, IWGSC CS RefSeq v2.1, whole genome shotgun sequence genome window below encodes:
- the LOC123157680 gene encoding TOM1-like protein 5 isoform X1, which produces MASEMVKAATSEKLKEMDWAKNIEICELVAQDPGKAKDVIKSIKKCVGSRSKNAQLYAVMLLEMLMNNCGEPIHKQVIDNGLLPILVKIVKKKTELPVREKIFLLLDATQTSLGGAKGKFPQYYEAYYELVSAGVKFSNCPNVVITQVHNPVPEAIIEPNKDNLSSRSNGVQQEANVQPVSDTSIIRKASSVMEVLRDVLNSMDPRHPEGATDEFVLDLVEQCTFQKQRIMHLVMTSRDEVVVSQCIELNEELQKVLVRHDTLLSVHPTTTTVPSNLKEDEEEEDAESLYRRLRKGKALLQDHIDESMPSFRSIPVEKMRRPLTIQPPLPDRKPTALNIRSPDHPEARPDPAVLIPPPPAKHAERERFFREKSMDGGNLPGHLRGLSSQSSRDGSSSCSGSTDYGD; this is translated from the exons ATGGCTTCGGAAATGGTGAAGGCGGCGACGAGCGAGAAGCTCAAGGAGATGGACTGGGCCAAGAACATCGAAATCTGCGAGCTCGTCGCTCAGGATCCGGG GAAAGCGAAGGATGTGATCAAATCTATAAAGAAGTGTGTAGGAAGCAGGAGCAAGAATGCTCAACTTTATGCTGTCATG CTGTTAGAGATGCTCATGAATAACTGTGGAGAGCCTATCCACAAGCAGGTCATTGATAATGGGCTTCTTCCAATACTTGTCAAAATAGTGAAGAAAAAG ACGGAATTGCCAGTTCGGGAAAAGATATTTCTTTTGTTAGATGCGACCCAAACATCCCTTGGTGGAGCTAAAGGAAAGTTCCCCCAGTACTATGAGGCGTATTATGAATTAGTG TCTGCTGGTGTGAAGTTCTCGAATTGTCCAAATGTTGTCATTACACAAGTACACAATCCTGTGCCAGAAGCAATAATCGAACCGAATAAGGACAATCTATCTAGCAGATCGAATGGTGTTCAACAGGAAGCTAACGTGCAGCCTGTTTCTGACACGAG TATAATTCGAAAAGCATCTAGTGTCATGGAAGTTCTAAGGGATGTACTAAATTCCATGGATCCTAGACATCCTGAG GGAGCAACAGATGAGTTTGTGTTGGATCTTGTAGAGCAATGTACTTTTCAAAAGCAACGAATAATGCATCTGGTTATGACATCAAG GGATGAAGTAGTGGTATCGCAATGTATAGAATTGAATGAAGAGCTGCAGAAGGTTCTTGTACGGCACGATACACTGCTTTCAGTTCACCCAACTACGACGACAGTACCATCTAATCTcaaggaggacgaggaggaagaagatgctgaAAGTCTATACCGGAG ACTGCGGAAGGGGAAGGCTTTATTGCAAGACCACATAGACGAGTCCATGCCATCGTTTCGATCTATACCCGTGGAGAAGATGCGCCGCCCGCTCACCATCCAGCCGCCTCTCCCTGACAGGAAACCCACTGCACTGAACATCCGCTCACCAGACCACCCGGAGGCGAGGCCTGACCCTGCTGTCTTGATTCCGCCGCCACCCGCCAAGCACGCCGAGAGGGAGAGGTTCTTCCGCGAGAAGAGCATGGACGGCGGCAACCTCCCTGGCCACCTCAGGGGCCTTTCATCGCAGAGCAGCCGGGATGGCAGCAGCTCGTGCAGCGGCAGCACGGATTACGGTGACTGA
- the LOC123157680 gene encoding TOM1-like protein 5 isoform X2, giving the protein MASEMVKAATSEKLKEMDWAKNIEICELVAQDPGKAKDVIKSIKKCVGSRSKNAQLYAVMVIDNGLLPILVKIVKKKTELPVREKIFLLLDATQTSLGGAKGKFPQYYEAYYELVSAGVKFSNCPNVVITQVHNPVPEAIIEPNKDNLSSRSNGVQQEANVQPVSDTSIIRKASSVMEVLRDVLNSMDPRHPEGATDEFVLDLVEQCTFQKQRIMHLVMTSRDEVVVSQCIELNEELQKVLVRHDTLLSVHPTTTTVPSNLKEDEEEEDAESLYRRLRKGKALLQDHIDESMPSFRSIPVEKMRRPLTIQPPLPDRKPTALNIRSPDHPEARPDPAVLIPPPPAKHAERERFFREKSMDGGNLPGHLRGLSSQSSRDGSSSCSGSTDYGD; this is encoded by the exons ATGGCTTCGGAAATGGTGAAGGCGGCGACGAGCGAGAAGCTCAAGGAGATGGACTGGGCCAAGAACATCGAAATCTGCGAGCTCGTCGCTCAGGATCCGGG GAAAGCGAAGGATGTGATCAAATCTATAAAGAAGTGTGTAGGAAGCAGGAGCAAGAATGCTCAACTTTATGCTGTCATG GTCATTGATAATGGGCTTCTTCCAATACTTGTCAAAATAGTGAAGAAAAAG ACGGAATTGCCAGTTCGGGAAAAGATATTTCTTTTGTTAGATGCGACCCAAACATCCCTTGGTGGAGCTAAAGGAAAGTTCCCCCAGTACTATGAGGCGTATTATGAATTAGTG TCTGCTGGTGTGAAGTTCTCGAATTGTCCAAATGTTGTCATTACACAAGTACACAATCCTGTGCCAGAAGCAATAATCGAACCGAATAAGGACAATCTATCTAGCAGATCGAATGGTGTTCAACAGGAAGCTAACGTGCAGCCTGTTTCTGACACGAG TATAATTCGAAAAGCATCTAGTGTCATGGAAGTTCTAAGGGATGTACTAAATTCCATGGATCCTAGACATCCTGAG GGAGCAACAGATGAGTTTGTGTTGGATCTTGTAGAGCAATGTACTTTTCAAAAGCAACGAATAATGCATCTGGTTATGACATCAAG GGATGAAGTAGTGGTATCGCAATGTATAGAATTGAATGAAGAGCTGCAGAAGGTTCTTGTACGGCACGATACACTGCTTTCAGTTCACCCAACTACGACGACAGTACCATCTAATCTcaaggaggacgaggaggaagaagatgctgaAAGTCTATACCGGAG ACTGCGGAAGGGGAAGGCTTTATTGCAAGACCACATAGACGAGTCCATGCCATCGTTTCGATCTATACCCGTGGAGAAGATGCGCCGCCCGCTCACCATCCAGCCGCCTCTCCCTGACAGGAAACCCACTGCACTGAACATCCGCTCACCAGACCACCCGGAGGCGAGGCCTGACCCTGCTGTCTTGATTCCGCCGCCACCCGCCAAGCACGCCGAGAGGGAGAGGTTCTTCCGCGAGAAGAGCATGGACGGCGGCAACCTCCCTGGCCACCTCAGGGGCCTTTCATCGCAGAGCAGCCGGGATGGCAGCAGCTCGTGCAGCGGCAGCACGGATTACGGTGACTGA